GCTCAAAGTCAACGAGGGCGATCAGAACTACGTCTTCCTGCGGAACCGATCTTGCCAAGTATAAGCCTTTTGCGATGTTCTGCGAGCGCTTTGACAACTTTGGCGCGAGATCACTCGAAAAGTAGGTCGCCGTGCGCATAGCGCGGATTGCTCTGTTCTCCCACTATCTCACTAGGAGATCCAACATGACGTCTTCCTCGACGAACGCGACATCAAAGCGAATTGTTCTAGGTGTTATTGGAGTGCTTATTCTCGCGGTGCTTTGGTTTGCCTTTCGCCCCGAGAAGCTTTTCATCAACAAGAAGGTGAATGAAGCCCATCCCGCCCAAGCTGCAGGTCAACTCACCCCGCTGTTGACAGGACGATTTGTTGGAGAGATCCATAAGACTTCTGGCCGAGCTACCGTGTATCAGCAAGCGGATGGCAGCCGTGTCTTGCGATTGACCGATTTTTCTACTTCCAACGGACCTGCCGTGCACGTGTTGTTGATAGACGGGACGTCCATCGACCCGACAAAAGACTTTGCTCTGGCGGCCGTGAAGAACGTTGATCTTGGTGATCTGAAAGGAAATCAAGGAGATCAAGACTATATGGTCCCCAAGGGGGTTGATCTCAAGACGTTCGCTACGGTATCGATTTATTGTGAACGCTTTCACGCCAACTTCGGTGCCGCGAAGCTCGAGGAATTCTAAAGCCGCAATGGTGTTCTGATTCGAAAGGATTGCTTCATCGCTGAGCGAGTGATTCAGACTCTCTCGGACACCGAGTCAGCAGGCCATTGTTCTTTATCATTCCTCCAGAAAAGCCGGATATTGCCGCAACAAAGAAACGGAAGAGTCGTGATCAAATTTGATTCGAATGAGTGCTCCGATCTTGATGGCCTGAAGACGAAGGAGTGGTTGGTAACGAATGGTCTGGGTGGGTATGCGTCGGGCACAATCGCCAGCATGAACACCCGGCGATATCACGGTTTGCTTGTGGCTTCAATGGAGGCTCCTCTAGGAAGGCTCGTTCTCCTTTCGCAGTTGGAAGATACCCTTATAGTCGATGGAGCTCGGTTCCCCCTATCGACCAACCTGTATTCGGAGAATATTGTTCATCCTTCGGGCTACCTAAACCTTGTAGGCTTCCGACTCGATCCGGATCCGGTCTTCACCTACAGCAATGGAGGGTGGGAGATCACGCGAACTGTATCGATGGTTCAAGGTCAAAACACCACCATAATCGAATATGCACTTGGCAAAAGAGGCTCGGGAAAACATTTCTTTCTCGAGGTGAGACCTCTGATCGCCTTTCGCGGATATCATGCGGCCACCCATGAGAATCAGGCCATCAATCGGTGGGTGGATCAGGGGAACGGAACTCTAACTTTGCAACCATACCAAGGATTGCCGAAGCTTCACATCGCGCATGACCCCGCAGAAGTGCAAGTGGATGGCTACTGGTATCGGGAATTTGAATATGAACGAGAGAAAGAGAGAGGGCTTGACCATAAAGAAGACCTGTTCAGTCCACTACTCCTAACGACGAGTCTGGACAGTGAAAACTGTTTTAGTCTTATCGCTTCCACTGAGCTCCAACCGATCTCACGATTGGCCCAATACAAACAGGTAGATGTCGCCCGTGGATGGAAGTCGCCCAACACCGCCAACCAAGGCTCTGGGCGTTCCGATCTGAATTCCCTTCTTGAAAAAGCAGCGGGACAGTTCACCATTACCAGAACGCCATTTACATCGACTATCGCCGGCTATCACTGGTTCGGAGACTGGGGCAGAGATACGATGATCTCTTTGCCGGGTTTGATGCTTGCCACGGGTAAGCACGAGTTGGCAAGAGAGATTCTGCTTCACTATGTACAGTTTATTGATGGGGGTATGCTACCGAATCGCTTTCCCGACGCGGGCGAACAGCCCGAATATAACACGGTAGATGCAACCCTTTGGTTTTTTGAGGCGATTCGACAATACGTCGCTTACGAAAATTGCCCTACATGGCGCTCGCAAGCTACTGCTTTACTCGAGGAACACCTGTACGTTCCCCTCAAGGAGATCATCCGGTTTCATGTTGAGGGAACGCGCTTCGGCATCCATGCTGACGAACAGGGGTTCCTCTGGGCAGGCGATCCAAGCACGCAGCTCACGTGGATGGATGCCAAGGACGGTGATGTCGCCTTTACACCGCGGCATGGACGACCAGTCGAGATCCAAGCTCTTTGGTACAACGCATTGCGTACGATCGCTTCCTTCGGAGTTTTACTTGGAGATCAGAATGCGGTCGAGGACTATAACGCCCTTGCAGACCGCCTGCAAAATAACTTTCTTCGCGTCTTCTGGAACGAACAGCGCGGATGTTTATTTGACGTAGCTAGGGGTGAAGAGCGCGACGCGTCTCTCCGCCCCAACCAGATTTTTACTGTAAGCCTTCACTATCCACTCATTATCGGAAAGCCCGCAGCACAGGTCATCCAAAGGGTGGAAGAAGAGTTGTTGACTCCATACGGTCTACGGACGCTTTCGCGGGACGACCATCAATATCGTGGCAGCTACGAGGGAGATGGCTGGAGCCGGGACGGCGCCTATCATCAAGGAACCGTATGGCCATGGCTCGCCGGACCGTTTTTCTTTGCGAAATTGGCAGTGAGTGAGTCTCCTGCAGCTACGATGAGCGAGATTG
The nucleotide sequence above comes from Tunturibacter empetritectus. Encoded proteins:
- a CDS encoding DM13 domain-containing protein, with product MTSSSTNATSKRIVLGVIGVLILAVLWFAFRPEKLFINKKVNEAHPAQAAGQLTPLLTGRFVGEIHKTSGRATVYQQADGSRVLRLTDFSTSNGPAVHVLLIDGTSIDPTKDFALAAVKNVDLGDLKGNQGDQDYMVPKGVDLKTFATVSIYCERFHANFGAAKLEEF
- a CDS encoding amylo-alpha-1,6-glucosidase, with the translated sequence MPQQRNGRVVIKFDSNECSDLDGLKTKEWLVTNGLGGYASGTIASMNTRRYHGLLVASMEAPLGRLVLLSQLEDTLIVDGARFPLSTNLYSENIVHPSGYLNLVGFRLDPDPVFTYSNGGWEITRTVSMVQGQNTTIIEYALGKRGSGKHFFLEVRPLIAFRGYHAATHENQAINRWVDQGNGTLTLQPYQGLPKLHIAHDPAEVQVDGYWYREFEYEREKERGLDHKEDLFSPLLLTTSLDSENCFSLIASTELQPISRLAQYKQVDVARGWKSPNTANQGSGRSDLNSLLEKAAGQFTITRTPFTSTIAGYHWFGDWGRDTMISLPGLMLATGKHELAREILLHYVQFIDGGMLPNRFPDAGEQPEYNTVDATLWFFEAIRQYVAYENCPTWRSQATALLEEHLYVPLKEIIRFHVEGTRFGIHADEQGFLWAGDPSTQLTWMDAKDGDVAFTPRHGRPVEIQALWYNALRTIASFGVLLGDQNAVEDYNALADRLQNNFLRVFWNEQRGCLFDVARGEERDASLRPNQIFTVSLHYPLIIGKPAAQVIQRVEEELLTPYGLRTLSRDDHQYRGSYEGDGWSRDGAYHQGTVWPWLAGPFFFAKLAVSESPAATMSEIERWLDGFTPHLRDAGLGQVSEIFEGDHPFFPRGCIAQAWSVAEILRLASRVAAETPGDHE